One genomic region from Knoellia sp. p5-6-4 encodes:
- a CDS encoding carbohydrate ABC transporter permease, producing MLTKSTGRPWLYAVLSVCLVAVIAPFVWMVLGSFKTEGELRQSPPTWWPETTTLDNYTQLFSRLDFGTYFTNSLVVAAVVTAGNLLFCSMLGYALAMLEFPGKRALFVVVMATLMIPGVVTFVPLFVLVANVGLINSLPGLILPFLVTPFGVFLMRQFILGLPKDLLDAGRVDGAGELRIFARIILPLCGPALATLGILTFLGSWNNFLWPLVVAQTEDTYTLPVALALYSKGQNSTNYGLLLAGATVVLLPVLAVFLGFQRRVIEGIATTGIK from the coding sequence ATGCTCACGAAAAGTACTGGACGCCCGTGGCTCTACGCCGTGCTCAGCGTCTGTCTCGTCGCGGTCATCGCGCCCTTCGTCTGGATGGTGCTCGGCAGCTTCAAGACCGAGGGCGAGCTGCGGCAGTCGCCCCCGACCTGGTGGCCCGAGACAACGACGCTCGACAACTACACCCAGCTGTTCTCCCGCCTCGACTTCGGCACCTACTTCACCAACTCGCTCGTCGTCGCGGCGGTCGTGACGGCCGGCAACCTGCTCTTCTGCTCGATGCTGGGCTACGCGCTGGCGATGCTCGAGTTCCCCGGCAAGAGAGCGCTGTTCGTCGTCGTCATGGCGACGCTGATGATCCCCGGTGTCGTCACGTTCGTGCCGCTGTTCGTGCTCGTGGCCAACGTCGGGCTCATCAACAGCCTGCCCGGGCTCATCCTGCCGTTCCTGGTCACCCCCTTCGGGGTGTTCCTCATGCGGCAGTTCATCCTCGGCCTGCCCAAGGACCTGCTCGACGCGGGCCGGGTCGACGGCGCCGGCGAGCTGCGCATCTTCGCCCGCATCATCCTGCCGCTGTGCGGTCCGGCCCTGGCGACGCTGGGGATCCTGACCTTCCTCGGCAGCTGGAACAACTTCCTGTGGCCGCTCGTGGTGGCGCAGACCGAGGACACCTACACCCTGCCCGTCGCCCTGGCGCTCTACTCCAAGGGCCAGAACAGCACGAACTACGGCCTGCTCCTCGCCGGGGCGACGGTGGTGCTGCTGCCGGTCCTCGCGGTCTTCCTCGGCTTCCAGCGCCGCGTGATCGAAGGCATCGCCACCACGGGCATCAAGTAG
- a CDS encoding glucoamylase family protein — MASDTLLVPSRRQLLLGGAAGAAATLLTAPGATAQPLTRKAPALVRSSTAPYAVDATRVRQWAADTWHSLVRMTDEETGLPADNISGDLATRSGYTSPTNIGGYLWSAVVARELGLLSPQECQRRVQQTLRTLLTMEHHEPSGMYANWYDEGTGAMLRTFPGSGDPIAPFMSSVDNGWLGAALRVVQSAVPGCAALAERIFTRMRWDAFYNPGGQEGHPSVRPGGLMHGGFFPWEHDRPGGVYRGSHIDAPDVWLTNHHYDTTVSETRITTYLGIITGQVPARHYFAMWRTFPAACDWSWHEMQPVGETRTYLGIEVFEGAYTYRGMHIVPGWGGSMFEELMPDVFVPEASWAPRSWGVNHPLHVRAQREHGLDEAGYGYWGFSPSSNPAGGYREYGVDALGLNPEGYFSDQEKTNYDAGFGDCREGSNPDPRYGDGVVTPHAAFLAMMYEPQQAYTNLANLQSDFDSYGKGGFFDAVAVKSGTVARRYLSLDQAMIMGALGNVLGDNVIRRAFATPAVERRLRPVIGMEEFGAGIA; from the coding sequence ATGGCCAGCGACACCCTGCTCGTCCCCTCCCGTCGCCAGCTCCTCCTCGGCGGTGCCGCCGGCGCCGCCGCCACCCTCCTGACCGCGCCGGGCGCCACCGCGCAGCCCCTGACCCGGAAGGCGCCCGCCCTCGTGCGCTCCAGCACAGCCCCGTATGCCGTCGATGCCACCCGGGTGCGCCAGTGGGCCGCCGACACGTGGCACTCGCTGGTGCGGATGACCGACGAGGAGACCGGCCTGCCGGCCGACAACATCTCGGGCGACCTGGCCACGCGCAGCGGCTACACCTCTCCCACCAACATCGGCGGCTACCTGTGGTCGGCCGTGGTGGCCCGCGAGCTGGGCCTCCTCTCGCCCCAGGAGTGTCAGCGCCGTGTGCAGCAGACGCTGCGCACGCTGCTCACGATGGAGCACCACGAGCCGAGCGGGATGTACGCCAACTGGTACGACGAGGGCACGGGGGCGATGCTCCGCACGTTCCCGGGCTCCGGTGACCCGATTGCGCCGTTCATGTCGAGCGTGGACAACGGCTGGCTGGGTGCGGCCCTGCGGGTCGTGCAGAGCGCGGTGCCCGGCTGCGCCGCACTGGCGGAGCGGATCTTCACGCGGATGCGGTGGGACGCCTTCTACAACCCCGGTGGCCAGGAGGGCCATCCCAGCGTCCGTCCCGGCGGTCTGATGCACGGCGGCTTCTTCCCGTGGGAGCACGACCGTCCCGGCGGCGTCTACCGCGGCAGCCACATCGACGCGCCCGACGTGTGGCTCACCAACCACCACTACGACACCACCGTGTCGGAGACCCGCATCACGACCTACCTCGGCATCATCACCGGCCAGGTGCCGGCCAGGCACTACTTCGCGATGTGGCGCACCTTCCCTGCCGCCTGCGACTGGTCGTGGCACGAGATGCAGCCGGTCGGCGAGACCCGCACCTACCTGGGCATCGAGGTCTTCGAGGGCGCCTACACCTACCGCGGCATGCACATCGTGCCCGGCTGGGGCGGCTCGATGTTCGAGGAGCTCATGCCCGACGTCTTCGTGCCCGAGGCCAGCTGGGCGCCCCGCTCGTGGGGCGTCAACCACCCGCTGCACGTGCGGGCCCAGCGTGAGCACGGCCTCGACGAAGCCGGCTACGGCTACTGGGGCTTCTCCCCGTCGAGCAACCCGGCCGGCGGCTACCGCGAGTACGGCGTCGACGCGCTCGGCCTCAACCCCGAGGGCTACTTCTCCGACCAGGAGAAGACCAACTACGACGCCGGGTTCGGCGACTGCCGTGAGGGCAGCAACCCCGACCCCCGCTACGGCGATGGCGTCGTGACCCCGCACGCCGCCTTCCTGGCGATGATGTACGAGCCCCAGCAGGCCTACACCAACCTCGCGAACCTCCAGTCGGACTTCGACTCCTACGGCAAGGGTGGCTTCTTCGACGCCGTCGCCGTGAAGTCCGGCACCGTGGCCCGTCGCTACCTCTCGCTCGACCAGGCCATGATCATGGGCGCTCTCGGAAACGTGCTGGGAGACAACGTGATCCGTCGTGCCTTCGCCACCCCTGCCGTCGAGCGGAGGCTGCGCCCCGTCATCGGCATGGAGGAGTTCGGGGCGGGGATCGCCTGA
- a CDS encoding glycoside hydrolase family 3 N-terminal domain-containing protein: protein MEPVKLTSPEGVEFRDLNKNGRMDPYEDPRLPVEERVDDLLSRLSLPEKAGLMFQTVIEAGEDGTVLEHPGRISKSPTSVVVLDKHLTHFNVHALEDPRMAARWHNALQALAEQTPHGIPVTISTDPRHAFMENAGASFAARAFSQWPEPLGLAALRDTELVHRFADVARQEYTAVGIRAALHPTLDLATEPRWARQAQTFGQDPDVVTELGVAYLKGFQKGELGPDSVACTSKHFPGGGPQKDGEDAHFPYGREQVYPGGRFGDHLKPFPPIIEAGTAGIMPYYGMPVGLEIDGEKIEEVGFGYNRQVVTGLLREKLGYDGVVVTDWELVNDNHVGDQVLPARAWGVEHLDPHGRMELILHAGADQFGGEECVDILLDLVAQGRVTEDRIDASARRILAVKFRLGLFDNPYVDEDLAAETVGRQDFRDEGYAAQAASVTVLQNGGDHLPVLPLQRGRKVYAENISPEALARLGTPVDRPEGADVALVRLMAPFDPRSDLFLESWFHQGSLDFPPGLVARLGRIAACCPLVLDVVLDRPAVLTPLLPIASAVVGSYGTCDDALVDALTGVVEPRGRLPFDLPRSMEQVRRHGEDVPGYDDPLFRCGDGQGLHPS from the coding sequence ATGGAGCCGGTCAAGCTCACCAGCCCCGAGGGCGTGGAGTTCCGCGACCTCAACAAGAACGGCCGGATGGATCCCTACGAGGACCCGCGCCTGCCCGTGGAGGAGCGCGTCGACGACCTGCTCTCGCGGCTGTCCCTGCCCGAGAAGGCCGGCCTGATGTTCCAGACCGTCATCGAGGCGGGTGAGGACGGCACGGTGCTCGAGCACCCGGGCAGGATCAGCAAGTCACCCACCTCGGTGGTGGTGCTCGACAAGCACCTGACGCATTTCAACGTCCACGCCCTAGAGGACCCGCGGATGGCCGCCCGGTGGCACAACGCCCTCCAGGCGCTCGCCGAGCAGACGCCGCACGGCATACCGGTCACGATCTCGACCGACCCGCGCCACGCGTTCATGGAGAACGCCGGGGCGTCGTTCGCCGCGCGCGCGTTCTCGCAGTGGCCGGAGCCCCTGGGCCTTGCCGCCCTGCGCGACACCGAGCTGGTGCACCGGTTCGCCGACGTCGCCCGCCAGGAGTACACCGCCGTCGGCATCCGCGCCGCGCTGCACCCGACCCTCGACCTCGCGACCGAGCCCCGCTGGGCGCGGCAGGCGCAGACCTTCGGCCAGGACCCCGACGTGGTCACCGAGCTGGGCGTCGCCTACCTCAAGGGGTTCCAGAAGGGTGAGCTCGGCCCGGACAGCGTGGCCTGCACCAGCAAGCACTTCCCCGGCGGCGGCCCGCAGAAGGACGGCGAGGACGCGCACTTCCCCTACGGCCGCGAGCAGGTCTACCCCGGCGGACGGTTCGGCGACCACCTCAAGCCGTTCCCCCCCATCATCGAGGCGGGCACGGCGGGGATCATGCCCTACTACGGCATGCCGGTCGGGCTCGAGATCGACGGCGAGAAGATCGAGGAGGTCGGCTTCGGCTACAACCGCCAGGTCGTCACCGGCCTGCTGCGCGAGAAGCTCGGCTACGACGGCGTCGTCGTCACCGACTGGGAGCTCGTCAACGACAACCACGTCGGCGACCAGGTGCTGCCGGCCCGTGCCTGGGGCGTCGAGCACCTGGACCCGCACGGTCGCATGGAGCTCATCCTGCACGCCGGCGCCGACCAGTTCGGCGGCGAGGAGTGCGTCGACATCCTGCTCGACCTCGTCGCGCAGGGCCGGGTCACCGAGGACCGCATCGACGCCTCGGCCCGGCGCATCCTCGCCGTGAAGTTCCGGCTGGGGCTGTTCGACAACCCCTACGTCGACGAGGACCTCGCGGCCGAGACCGTGGGACGACAGGACTTCCGCGACGAGGGGTATGCCGCCCAGGCGGCCTCCGTGACGGTCCTGCAGAACGGTGGCGATCACCTTCCGGTGCTGCCCCTCCAGCGCGGTCGGAAGGTCTACGCAGAGAACATCTCGCCCGAGGCGCTGGCCCGGCTCGGGACGCCGGTCGACCGCCCCGAGGGCGCGGACGTGGCGCTGGTGCGGCTGATGGCGCCGTTCGACCCGCGGTCCGACCTGTTCCTGGAGTCGTGGTTCCACCAGGGGTCGCTGGACTTCCCGCCCGGGCTGGTCGCGCGGCTCGGCCGGATCGCGGCCTGCTGCCCGCTGGTCCTCGACGTGGTGCTCGACCGTCCGGCGGTGCTCACACCACTGCTGCCCATCGCCTCGGCCGTCGTGGGCAGCTACGGCACCTGCGACGACGCTCTGGTCGACGCCCTCACCGGTGTGGTCGAGCCCCGCGGACGGCTCCCTTTCGACCTCCCGCGGTCGATGGAGCAGGTGCGCCGGCACGGGGAGGACGTGCCCGGCTACGACGACCCGCTGTTCCGCTGTGGTGACGGACAGGGCCTGCACCCCTCATGA